A window of the Sandaracinaceae bacterium genome harbors these coding sequences:
- a CDS encoding DUF3052 family protein produces the protein MRPVPPTAGYSGTPLVKKLGIKPGQRLAYLNAPSPLPAELAAYEHDGPIASTLRGAARDVIVWFVTERRVLETRFARTVSALDPFGGLWVAWPKRASGVSTDVTEDVVRAVALAAGLVDNKVCAVDATWSGLRCVVRVADRPKKR, from the coding sequence CGGCGGGCTACTCCGGCACGCCTCTGGTGAAGAAGCTCGGCATCAAACCCGGACAGCGGCTCGCATACCTGAACGCGCCTTCGCCGTTGCCCGCCGAGCTGGCCGCCTACGAGCACGACGGTCCCATCGCGTCGACCTTGCGCGGGGCGGCGCGCGACGTGATCGTCTGGTTCGTGACCGAGCGTCGCGTGCTCGAGACGCGCTTCGCGCGCACGGTGAGCGCGCTCGACCCGTTCGGCGGGCTCTGGGTGGCCTGGCCGAAGCGCGCGTCCGGGGTGAGCACCGACGTCACGGAGGACGTGGTCCGCGCGGTCGCGCTGGCAGCCGGCTTGGTGGACAACAAGGTCTGCGCCGTGGACGCCACGTGGTCTGGCCTGCGGTGCGTCGTGCGCGTCGCGGACCGACCGAAGAAGCGCTGA